The Microcella flavibacter DNA segment TCTCGGACGACCCCGAGAAGAAGTCGTCCTGCGGGTCGAGCCCGAGGGCCTCGAGCCCGCGGGAGTTGGCCTGCACGACGATGAAGACGTCCTCCATCAGGCGCTCGACGAGCAGCAGACCCGTCTGGGCCTGCTCGATCGATCGGCGCAGGATGGCGTCCTTCACCCGGGCGCGCTCCGCCGCCGCGTCGCCCTCCACCCGCTTCGCCCAGAGCACGAGCGTCGACGCCGCGAAGACGAAGAGGAAGACCTGCAGCAGGATGATCGACTCGCGGGCATCGATCCCGTCGAGGCTCCCCGCCCCGAACGGACCCCACCCGACGAGCGTGGCCGCACTGCTGAGCAGGGCGACCGCGAGGAGCTGGAGGGCGATCGTGACGGCGGACAGCCGGAGCGCCGCCCAGGCGAACAACGGCAGGGGCAGGAAGGCGAGCGGGAGGGAGTTGAGCGGCGAGAACACCGCGGCGATGGTGCCGAGCAGCAGCATCGTCTGCACGACCGTCTCGACGCCGGAGGCGCGGCGACCGTGATCGCGGCGCGCGAGAGCCAGCGGGGTCACCAGCAGCAGCGCGACGATGTGGGCGACGAGGCTGTCGATCGGCAGCACCGCCTGCAGCGGCAGTCCGGCCACGACCCGCGCGAGCAGGACGCCCGCGGCGAAGATGCTCGCCGCGACGACGGCCGCCACGACGAATCGGAGGACGAGCACGACCGAGTCGAGGCGCGGCAACCGGCCGGCGCGATCGACGAGCTGGCAGAAGACCACGACCTCGACCATGCGGATCACGGCCAGGACGCCGGCGAAGGCGAGCGCCTGACCGGCGACGATGTTCGCCGCGAACACGGCGAGCGAGCCGAGCACGATGACCGGGATGCGGTAGCGGGGGGTCGCGATGAGCGCCGCCGCCGCGAGCACCCCGAGGGCCGGCGCCCAGGGCGCCGTCCGCCCCGGCGCCTCCACGATCGAGGCCGAGAACGCGGCGAGGCCGAAGATGATGAGGATGGCCGCGGCCAACGCCAGGAGCGATCGCCCCGTCGACCAGCGGCGGATCAGCACCGCGACGCTCATGCCGACCATGTCATCCCCCGTCGTCGCCCTGCTCGTGCATTATCCTCGGGGTGCAGCGCGGGGGCGCGAGACACGGCGGGATCGTTGTGCAGTCCCGGGAGGGATGCACATGGCACGGGTACTCGTCGCCGACGACGACATCGACCTCAACGACCTCGTCACGATGAAGCTCGAGGGCGCCGGGCACGAGGTCACGAGCGTCTTCGACGGCGAGGACGCCCTCGTGCGGGCGCTGGCGGAGAAGCCCGACCTCATCGTGCTCGACTGGATGCTGCCGCGGCGCAACGGCCTCGAGGTGTGCCGCGCGGTGCGCTCGGACGGCACGCTCTCCGGCACGCGCATCCTCATGCTCACCGCGCGGGCGCAGGAGGTCGACGTCGAGCGCGCCTTCGCCGCCGGCGCCGAGGAGTACATCACGAAGCCGTTCAGCCCCCGCGAGCTGCTGCTGCGGGCGACCACCCTGCTCAACCGGTCGCGATGACCGGCCTGGTCGTGGCCGTGTGGGCGTCCTTCGGGGTGTGCCTGCTGCTGCTGGCCGCGGTGATCATCGTGATGCTG contains these protein-coding regions:
- a CDS encoding ATP-binding protein, with the protein product MVGMSVAVLIRRWSTGRSLLALAAAILIIFGLAAFSASIVEAPGRTAPWAPALGVLAAAALIATPRYRIPVIVLGSLAVFAANIVAGQALAFAGVLAVIRMVEVVVFCQLVDRAGRLPRLDSVVLVLRFVVAAVVAASIFAAGVLLARVVAGLPLQAVLPIDSLVAHIVALLLVTPLALARRDHGRRASGVETVVQTMLLLGTIAAVFSPLNSLPLAFLPLPLFAWAALRLSAVTIALQLLAVALLSSAATLVGWGPFGAGSLDGIDARESIILLQVFLFVFAASTLVLWAKRVEGDAAAERARVKDAILRRSIEQAQTGLLLVERLMEDVFIVVQANSRGLEALGLDPQDDFFSGSSEINVALPPHHPLLAGLNAMSPTVPAWRGELELSLAGGPMSMDVVIEQGSGEAVDVLAVELTDVTAAREEGRRLRGIVERERSLSAQYQQLAGQKDDFLASVSHELRTPLSSIVGYIETLEETALDDAQQRFVETIRRNADRLQERVEELLTAARRSGAEGDDLHPVDVARLTAEVVDDLRPLAAARSISIASSPGRDVPWVRATEDAVTRSVTNVLANAVKFAPTGSTIDVDLVATGDRLQIVVADTGPGIPAEDREKVFDRFYRTEDARTKAVPGTGLGLGIVRALLTGVGAVILIEANEPRGTRVVMTFLVDADRAVIAEAAPVRSA
- a CDS encoding response regulator transcription factor yields the protein MARVLVADDDIDLNDLVTMKLEGAGHEVTSVFDGEDALVRALAEKPDLIVLDWMLPRRNGLEVCRAVRSDGTLSGTRILMLTARAQEVDVERAFAAGAEEYITKPFSPRELLLRATTLLNRSR